One Vigna unguiculata cultivar IT97K-499-35 chromosome 7, ASM411807v1, whole genome shotgun sequence genomic region harbors:
- the LOC114190752 gene encoding zinc finger protein ZAT11-like, whose product MMKREREVDSVTMANYLMLLSAGGEFENRNYLNYSSGHRVFECKTCKRQFPSFQALGGHRASHKKPRLTMGESEHSHVLDASPPKPKTHECSICGLEFAIGQALGGHMRRHRTSSSSSSSNGNMNNATTVHKTSSTKMNSSNERVLFPDLNLTPLENDLEFLKIRQPAPLVHCFN is encoded by the coding sequence ATGatgaagagagaaagagaagttGATAGCGTAACCATGGCCAACTACTTGATGTTGCTTTCTGCAGGAGGGGAATTTGAGAACAGAAACTACTTGAACTACTCTTCCGGCCACCGTGTGTTTGAGTGCAAGACGTGTAAGAGGCAGTTTCCGTCGTTTCAAGCCCTTGGAGGGCACCGTGCGAGTCACAAGAAACCTAGGTTGACGATGGGAGAGAGTGAGCATAGCCATGTTCTTGATGCTTCACCACCAAAGCCTAAGACTCATGAGTGTTCAATCTGTGGTTTGGAGTTTGCGATAGGGCAAGCTTTGGGAGGACACATGAGACGCCATagaacatcatcatcatcatcatcttcaaatGGAAACATGAACAATGCTACCACTGTTCATAAAACTTCTTCAACAAAAATGAATAGCAGCAACGAGAGAGTTCTGTTTCCTGATTTGAATTTGACGCCATTAGAGAATGATTTGGAGTTTTTGAAGATCAGACAACCAGCTCCTTTGGTTCACTGCTTCAATTGA
- the LOC114191772 gene encoding 2-oxoglutarate dehydrogenase, mitochondrial-like: MAWLRVASSIAKHEAIRRNLYGGGALYCGKRTTTVLPSTSRIRNLHSTVFKSREQTAPVPRPVPLSKLTDNFLDGTSSVYLEELQRAWEADPNSVDESWDNFFRNFVGQASTSPGISGQTIQESMQLLLLVRAYQVNGHMKAKLDPLGLEERKVPDELDLAFYGFTEADLDREFFLGVWKMSGFLSENRPVQTLRSILTRLEQAYCGSIGYEYMHIPDRGKCNWLRDRIETLTPTQYNRERREVIFDRLAWSTLFENFLATKWTSAKRFGLEGGESIIPGMKEMFDRASDLGVESIVMGMAHRGRLNVLGNVVRKPLRQIFCEFSGGQPADEAGLYTGTGDVKYHLGTSYDRPTRGGKRIHLSLVANPSHLEAVNPLVVGKTRAKQYYSNDKDRMKNMGVLIHGDGSFAGQGVVYETLHLSALPNYTTGGTIHIVFNNQVAFTTDPKSGRSSQYCTDVAKALNAPIFHVNGDDVEAVVHVCELAAEWRQTFHSDVVVDLVCYRRFGHNEIDEPSFTQPKMYKVIRNHPSALEIYQKKLLESGELRREDIDKIHKKVTSILNDEFLASKDYVPKRRDWLSAYWSGFKSPEQISRIRNTGVKPEILKNVGKAITLLPENFNPHKAVKRIYEQRSQMVETGEDIDWGFAEALAFATLIVEGNHVRLSGQDVERGTFSHRHAVVHDQTTGERYCPLDHVIMNQNEEMFTVSNSSLSEFGVLGFELGYSMENPNSLVIWEAQFGDFANGAQVIFDNFLSSGESKWLRQTGLVVLLPHGYDGQGPEHSSGRLERFLQMADDHPYTIPEMDPTLRKQIQECNWQIVNVTTPANFFHVLRRQIHRDFRKPLIVMSPKNLLRSKVCRSHLSEFDDVQGHPGFDKQGTRFKRLIKDQNNHKDVEGGIRRLVLCSGKVYYELDEQRTKEDAKDVAICRVEQLCPFPYDLVQRELKRYPNAEVVWCQEEPMNMGGYTYVLPRLVTSMKGVGRGGYEDVKYAGRAPSAATATGFLKVHHKEQAELVHKAIQPEPINFPY; encoded by the exons ATGGCATGGCTTAGAGTTGCTTCCAGCATAGCAAAACATGAAGCAATTAGGAGAAATCTCTATGGAGGTGGAGCACTGTATTGTGGGAAAAGAACCACCACAGTCCTTCCATCAACAAGTAGAATTAGAAACTTACACAGCACAGTTTTCAAATCCAGAGAACAAACTGCTCCTGTTCCTCGCCCCGTGCCCCTTTCTAAACTAACAGACAATTTCTTGGATGGGACAAGTAGTGTCTATTTAGAGGAGCTTCAAAGGGCTTGGGAAGCTGATCCAAACAGTGTTGATGAGTCCTGGGACAATTTCTTCAGGAACTTTGTGGGTCAGGCTTCTACCTCCCCTGGAATTTCTGGACAAACAATTCAGGAGAGTATGCAATTGCTGTTGCTGGTGAGAGCATACCAGGTTAACGGCCACATGAAAGCCAAGCTAGATCCTTTGGGTCTGGAAGAACGAAAAGTCCCTGATGAGTTAGACCTTGCCTTTTATGGATTCACCGAGGCTGATCTTGACAGAGAATTCTTTCTGGGGGTGTGGAAGATGTCTGGGTTTTTGTCTGAGAATCGTCCTGTGCAGACTCTGAGGTCCATTTTGACACGGCTTGAGCAAGCCTACTGTGGAAGCATTGGGTATGAGTACATGCACATACCGGATCGTGGGAAGTGTAATTGGCTTAGGGATAGAATTGAGACCCTTACACCAACACAGTATAATCGTGAGCGTCGTGAGGTTATCTTTGATAGGCTTGCCTGGAGTACactttttgaaaatttcttgGCCACCAAGTGGACATCTGCAAAGAGATTTGGGCTTGAAGGGGGAGAGAGTATTATTCCTGGTATGAAAGAAATGTTTGATCGAGCATCTGATCTTGGGGTTGAGAGTATTGTTATGGGAATGGCACATAGAGGAAGATTGAATGTTTTGGGTAATGTAGTTCGGAAGCCACTTCGTCAGATTTTCTGCGAGTTTAGTGGTGGACAACCTGCGGATGAAGCTGGACTCTACACAGGAACTGGTGATGTTAAATATCACTTGGGAACATCCTATGACCGACCAACAAGGGGTGGGAAGAGGATACATCTGTCATTGGTGGCAAATCCTAGTCACTTGGAAGCAGTGAACCCACTTGTTGTTGGAAAAACTCGAGCGAAGCAGTATTACTCAAATGATAAGGACAGAATGAAGAACATGGGGGTTTTGATTCATGGAGATGGTAGTTTTGCTGGACAAGGTGTGGTCTATGAAACACTTCATCTTAGTGCTCTTCCAAATTACACTACTGGTGGGACTATACACATTGTGTTCAACAACCAAGTTGCATTTACAACCGACCCCAAATCAGGAAGATCTTCACAGTACTGCACTGATGTTGCCAAAGCCTTAAATGCTCCCATCTTTCATGTGAATGGTGATGATGTGGAAGCTGTTGTTCATGTCTGTGAACTTGCAGCTGAATGGCGCCAAACTTTCCATTCGGATGTGGTTGTTGACTTGGTTTGTTACCGTCGATTTGGCCACAACGAGATTGATGAACCATCTTTCACACAGCCTAAAATGTATAAG GTCATCCGAAACCATCCATCAGCTCTTGAGATCTACCAGAAAAAGCTTTTGGAATCTGGGGAGCTGAGACGAGAAGACATTGATAAGATACATAAAAAGGTGACATCAATTCTAAATGATGAATTTTTAGCTAGCAAAGATTATGTTCCGAAAAGAAGAGATTGGCTTTCAGCATATTGGTCTGGTTTCAAGTCACCCGAACAAATTTCACGCATCCGGAACACTGg GGTGAAACCAGAGATCTTGAAAAATGTAGGGAAAGCAATCACGCTGTTACCTGAAAATTTTAATCCCCATAAAGCGGTGAAGAGAATTTATGAACAGCGTTCCCAAATGGTTGAAACAGGAGAAGATATTGACTGGGGATTTGCTGAGGCTCTTGCTTTTGCAACATTGATTGTTGAAGGAAACCATGTTCGGTTAAGCGGTCAGGACGTTGAAAGGGGAACGTTTAGTCATCGCCATGCTGTAGTTCATGATCAGACAACTGGAGAGAGATATTGCCCCCTTGACCATGTCATAATGAATCAAAATGAAGAGATGTTTACTGTTAGTAACAG CTCACTTTCTGAGTTTGGTGTTCTTGGATTTGAATTGGGTTACTCAATGGAAAATCCAAATTCATTGGTGATCTGGGAGGCTCAGTTTGGTGATTTTGCTAATGGGGCTCAAGttatatttgataatttcttgAGTTCTGGTGAGTCTAAGTGGCTCCGTCAGACTGGGCTTGTTGTGTTACTCCCTCATGGTTATGATGGACAAGGACCTGAGCATTCAAGTGGAAGACTGGAACGCTTTCTTCAG ATGGCTGATGACCATCCTTATACTATTCCTGAGATGGATCCTACTCTTCGGAAACAAATTCAGGAGTGTAATTGGCAGATTGTGAATGTTACAACTCCTGCAAATTTTTTCCATGTTTTACGTCGGCAG ATACACAGGGATTTCCGCAAACCTCTTATAGTAATGTCCCCTAAGAACCTGCTTCGTAGTAAGGTTTGCAGATCACATTTATCCGAGTTTGATGATGTTCAAGGACACCCCGGTTTTGACAAACAGGGAACCAGATTTAAGCGTCTCATAAAAGACCAAAATAATCACAAGGACGTTGAAGGGGGTATAAGACGTTTAGTACTTTGCTCTGGAAAG GTTTACTATGAACTTGATGAACAGCGAACAAAAGAAGATGCAAAGGATGTTGCAATATGTAGGGTGGAACAGCTCTGTCCTTTCCCTTATGATCTTGTCCAACGAGAGCTTAAACGATATCCAA ATGCGGAGGTTGTGTGGTGTCAAGAAGAGCCAATGAACATGGGTGGATACACATATGTTTTACCTCGGCTCGTAACTTCCATGAAGGGTGTAGGTAGAGGAGGCTATGAAGATGTTAAATATGCTGGTCGTGCTCCTTCTGCAGCAACAGCTACTGGTTTCCTCAAGGTTCACCATAAGGAGCAGGCTGAGCTAGTTCACAAAGCCATTCAACCAGAACCAATCAATTTCCCTTACTGA